One window of Gemmatimonas sp. UBA7669 genomic DNA carries:
- a CDS encoding glycosyltransferase, which produces MTPTSPTSPTSPTAPTPPAPALSNGPGRVSLIMASFRRLHCLPETVRQLTTGQTRPPFELIVVNNDPAAGAEDAVRATLPADPRIRVTSCTTGRQGAARNHGLRMATGDYVAFVDDDDDYAPDYIERLAGALDLGLQSVRCRIQTCGMAGPDCTGRPSAAHHPLPQGTMARRETLTPTWGEPPNEDREYWSRHPVQGAIDDTLVVICRGPGQHSPRNAAQGGSWRERFVIVTRVEDDDQPQLSAFLNAFREQRYGNALLLLDDHSSNDKLRRALSKAAEQDARVRLHRGAGAREAGATRNLLPDLASSPLARHAALQLGADDIVIPLGVQERLAHAGVLTRLAHVFGEQPDVWVTFGACLTEPRTPSWPQASFPPRLWTERRFRQLPSLIGEFAPLAVRAGLLRALRQQMPVDAWQLPEGAAPMGDEAALQLLLYALEAAGWAHAYPLADALVIKQIDRQIGKQTDAKPSRGATPREGERAARTTREFAIRAMPAAPPLDDLPGIESKTLTADAPVGMVDVPSVAPVLWAGAFYDPSGYGTEARGFVRALDQRGIAPLLRRVGNHSERFRAASPAALRDRVDHLLALPDPEHCIGVLHLPPMFLERLTAADYMVARTMFETDGLPASMVARCNQMDEIWVPSSFNEQTFRKAGVRARLVRIPGAIDTTRFSTPVAPLAIADARRTVFLSTIEWKPRKEWQTLLRAWADAFTAQDDVCLVFRSSVPGSSERDHGPAINHDIDEFLASIGRTRRELAPILVIGHALPESDMPRLYAAAHAYVAATSGEGWGYPYMEAMAAGLLTIATRWSAHLDFMHDENSLLCEVERMVPAVDPFVGDLSGQRWARPDARHLSALLRIVVDDPERAAQLGRRAREDMTTQWTWDRVGAAVQERLVELSARPSLAAVRTPQRALATQPAASTGPVVRWEGPFFTHSSLGVVNREVGSALLRQGGMTLVPRPTYRHDFLPDIAPTSAHAALAARMGAPAPRPADVHVAHQWPPVLHAPSEGAWVLMQPWEYAGLPAEWIPVLRDQADALWVYCSWQRECAIASGVPPEKVQVVPLGVDSQRFTPDGPRFPLQTRKRTKLLAVGGIIPRKGMDVLVQTYLRTFTQADDVCLVIKGLSARWAYHGNQGQKDFAELPALVAATGGPEIEFIGDTLDDDAVAALYRACDVFVAPFRGEGFGLPIAEAMASGLPVIVTQVGPMLDLCDEHTARFIPYTRAEVPAHIVGAEPGLAPFWWAEPDTEVLARHMRELVASPDEARAMGARARQRIVDHFSYDHSARAVQQHVRALTGHAPARFAASAAFSKDGPVFPLDQPRGTVLFFQPQWHSDEWRDLVRACLQAYRQSDDVSLVLALDPAQGFAADRVGHELAALRKELGLADADAMDVLLVPDMLDEAVIASLLRAADRVLVAARDIATHARAAAVGVAVVSPVSPAALRAIDRAAPPTSAEFSAP; this is translated from the coding sequence GTGACGCCCACCTCGCCCACCTCGCCCACCTCGCCCACCGCTCCCACGCCTCCCGCGCCGGCCCTGTCGAACGGGCCGGGCCGAGTCAGCCTGATCATGGCCAGCTTCCGACGGCTGCACTGCCTGCCGGAAACGGTGCGTCAGCTGACCACCGGCCAGACACGCCCGCCGTTCGAGCTGATTGTGGTGAACAACGACCCCGCTGCAGGCGCCGAGGACGCAGTGCGCGCGACGCTGCCAGCGGATCCGCGCATCCGGGTCACCAGTTGCACCACCGGTCGCCAGGGCGCCGCGCGCAATCACGGGCTCCGCATGGCCACGGGTGACTATGTGGCCTTCGTGGACGACGACGACGACTACGCCCCCGACTACATCGAGAGGCTCGCCGGCGCGCTCGATCTTGGTCTGCAGTCGGTCCGGTGCCGGATTCAGACCTGTGGCATGGCCGGGCCAGACTGCACCGGCCGCCCGAGTGCCGCACATCATCCCCTGCCGCAGGGCACCATGGCGCGACGCGAAACGCTCACGCCCACGTGGGGAGAACCGCCCAACGAGGACCGCGAGTACTGGTCGCGGCATCCGGTGCAGGGCGCGATCGACGATACGCTGGTGGTCATCTGCCGCGGGCCGGGCCAGCACTCGCCACGCAATGCCGCGCAGGGAGGCAGCTGGCGCGAGCGCTTTGTCATCGTGACGCGAGTGGAGGACGACGATCAGCCGCAGCTGTCCGCATTTTTGAATGCCTTTCGCGAGCAGCGATACGGCAATGCCCTGTTGCTGCTCGACGACCACTCCAGCAACGACAAGCTGCGCCGGGCGCTGAGCAAGGCCGCCGAACAGGATGCACGTGTGCGGCTGCATCGCGGCGCGGGGGCACGTGAGGCAGGCGCCACGCGGAATCTTCTCCCCGATCTCGCCAGCTCACCACTCGCGCGACACGCGGCCCTGCAACTGGGCGCCGACGACATTGTGATTCCGCTCGGCGTGCAGGAACGACTGGCCCATGCCGGCGTGCTCACGCGGCTCGCGCACGTCTTTGGCGAACAGCCCGATGTGTGGGTCACCTTCGGGGCCTGTCTCACCGAACCACGCACGCCCTCGTGGCCCCAGGCCTCGTTTCCGCCTCGCCTGTGGACCGAGCGACGGTTTCGTCAGCTGCCATCACTGATTGGCGAGTTCGCGCCACTCGCAGTGCGCGCCGGTTTGCTGCGGGCGCTGCGCCAGCAGATGCCCGTTGATGCCTGGCAGTTGCCGGAGGGCGCCGCCCCAATGGGCGACGAGGCGGCACTGCAACTGCTGTTGTACGCGCTCGAGGCGGCGGGATGGGCGCACGCCTATCCGTTGGCTGATGCGCTCGTCATCAAACAGATTGACAGGCAGATCGGTAAGCAGACCGATGCAAAGCCGTCGCGCGGTGCGACGCCGCGGGAAGGCGAGCGGGCCGCGCGCACGACGCGTGAGTTTGCCATTCGCGCGATGCCGGCGGCGCCTCCGCTTGACGATCTGCCAGGGATCGAGTCAAAGACTCTGACAGCCGATGCGCCAGTCGGGATGGTAGACGTGCCGTCCGTTGCGCCGGTGCTGTGGGCGGGTGCGTTCTACGATCCGAGCGGCTACGGGACGGAAGCACGGGGGTTCGTGCGCGCCCTTGATCAACGCGGCATCGCCCCGCTGCTGCGCCGCGTGGGCAACCACTCCGAACGATTTCGTGCGGCCTCGCCGGCCGCCCTGCGCGACCGGGTCGATCACCTGCTGGCCCTGCCCGACCCCGAGCACTGCATTGGGGTGCTGCACCTGCCGCCGATGTTTCTCGAGCGCCTCACGGCCGCCGACTACATGGTCGCGCGCACGATGTTCGAGACCGATGGCTTGCCGGCGAGCATGGTGGCGCGCTGCAATCAGATGGACGAGATCTGGGTGCCGTCGTCCTTCAACGAGCAGACGTTTCGCAAGGCGGGTGTGCGGGCGCGACTGGTTCGCATTCCCGGCGCCATCGACACCACGCGCTTCAGCACCCCCGTGGCGCCGCTCGCAATTGCCGACGCCCGCCGCACCGTGTTCCTGTCCACCATCGAGTGGAAGCCGCGAAAGGAGTGGCAGACGCTGCTCCGCGCCTGGGCCGACGCCTTCACCGCCCAGGACGATGTGTGCCTGGTGTTCCGCAGTTCGGTGCCCGGCAGCAGCGAGCGCGACCACGGACCGGCCATCAATCACGACATCGACGAGTTTCTGGCGTCCATTGGTCGTACGCGGCGCGAGCTGGCCCCCATTCTCGTGATTGGCCACGCGCTGCCGGAGAGCGACATGCCGCGCCTCTACGCGGCGGCCCACGCCTATGTCGCGGCCACCAGCGGTGAAGGCTGGGGCTACCCCTACATGGAGGCGATGGCCGCGGGCCTGCTCACCATCGCCACACGCTGGAGCGCCCACCTCGATTTCATGCATGACGAGAACAGTCTATTGTGCGAGGTCGAGCGCATGGTGCCCGCCGTGGATCCCTTTGTCGGCGATCTGTCCGGCCAGCGTTGGGCGAGACCCGATGCGCGACACCTGAGCGCCTTGCTGCGGATCGTGGTGGATGATCCGGAACGTGCCGCGCAACTCGGTCGTCGGGCGCGCGAAGACATGACCACGCAGTGGACCTGGGATCGGGTGGGAGCGGCAGTGCAGGAGCGGCTGGTGGAGCTGTCGGCACGCCCCAGCCTGGCCGCAGTCCGCACGCCGCAGCGTGCCCTGGCCACTCAGCCTGCTGCGTCCACAGGCCCCGTGGTACGCTGGGAAGGCCCATTCTTCACGCACTCGAGTCTTGGGGTGGTCAATCGCGAGGTCGGGTCGGCCCTGTTGCGACAGGGCGGCATGACTCTCGTACCACGCCCGACGTATCGCCACGACTTTCTGCCCGACATCGCGCCGACCTCGGCGCATGCGGCACTCGCGGCCCGCATGGGAGCACCGGCTCCGCGCCCCGCCGATGTGCATGTGGCGCATCAATGGCCTCCCGTGCTGCACGCGCCAAGCGAGGGCGCGTGGGTGCTCATGCAACCCTGGGAGTACGCTGGACTTCCCGCCGAGTGGATTCCGGTGCTGCGCGATCAGGCGGATGCGCTCTGGGTGTACTGCTCCTGGCAGCGCGAGTGTGCCATTGCGAGCGGCGTGCCGCCAGAGAAGGTGCAGGTGGTGCCGCTCGGTGTGGACAGCCAGCGCTTCACTCCGGACGGTCCGCGCTTTCCGCTGCAGACGCGCAAGCGCACGAAATTGCTGGCCGTGGGCGGCATCATCCCGCGCAAGGGCATGGATGTCCTCGTGCAAACGTACCTGCGCACATTCACGCAGGCTGATGATGTGTGCCTGGTCATCAAGGGCTTGAGCGCGCGCTGGGCGTATCACGGCAATCAGGGGCAGAAGGACTTTGCCGAACTGCCGGCGCTGGTCGCGGCCACCGGTGGACCCGAAATCGAGTTCATCGGGGATACGCTCGATGACGACGCGGTGGCGGCGCTGTATCGCGCGTGCGATGTGTTCGTGGCGCCGTTTCGCGGTGAGGGATTTGGCCTGCCGATTGCCGAAGCCATGGCCAGCGGCCTGCCGGTCATTGTCACGCAGGTGGGGCCCATGCTTGATCTCTGTGACGAGCACACGGCCCGCTTCATTCCTTACACGCGCGCGGAGGTGCCGGCGCACATTGTCGGCGCCGAGCCGGGCCTGGCGCCGTTCTGGTGGGCGGAGCCGGACACCGAGGTCCTCGCACGCCACATGCGCGAGCTGGTGGCGTCGCCTGACGAAGCGCGGGCCATGGGCGCGCGCGCGCGGCAACGCATCGTGGACCATTTCAGCTACGATCACAGCGCGCGGGCGGTGCAGCAGCATGTCAGGGCACTGACGGGACACGCCCCCGCACGCTTTGCCGCTTCGGCTGCATTCTCCAAGGACGGCCCGGTCTTTCCGCTCGATCAGCCGCGCGGCACGGTGCTGTTTTTTCAGCCGCAGTGGCACAGTGATGAGTGGCGCGATTTAGTGCGCGCCTGTCTGCAGGCCTATCGTCAATCGGACGACGTGTCGCTGGTGCTCGCGCTCGATCCGGCGCAGGGATTTGCGGCCGATCGGGTAGGCCACGAGCTCGCCGCCCTCCGGAAGGAACTCGGCCTCGCCGACGCCGACGCCATGGATGTGCTGCTCGTTCCCGACATGCTCGACGAGGCGGTCATCGCCTCGCTGCTGCGGGCGGCGGATCGGGTGCTGGTGGCGGCACGGGATATCGCCACGCATGCCCGCGCCGCCGCGGTTGGCGTGGCGGTGGTTTCGCCGGTCTCACCCGCTGCGCTGCGCGCGATAGACCGTGCGGCCCCACCGACGTCTGCAGAGTTCAGCGCGCCGTGA
- the fliD gene encoding flagellar filament capping protein FliD, giving the protein MTTPLNFGGLSSGVQWNNIVDTTIKALEARTVTPITDRITLRNKQKDAWTKLQSLVETLNSAALGVRRAGFGGYATTVPTSATSGRSLLTAAASASATPGRYRVEVVQLADTAKLSGGSVADTSAARNLSGTFAINGVNVSIDAADSLAGIRDKINAANAGVTASVVSEGGTSGRLVLTANTAGATGLTVTDGTGALGRELGFLDSRSKPISSATVAAAAALGLAVSPPPASIRVGNVTITADLQNESIATIAAKINAAGGSASVEQEQYGDETRYRLVTDGNVRAVDGDANSQAVIDALGMAAGAYGSIRQTVQSAAFTDGADAAVTSATSLTALKVNGVSAGLAAGDAINIRGTRGDGTAVTYGLVIQPGDTMQTLLDRINDATSGFGSGTRTATAGLGPDGRIRLTDDTGGTSRLSLSLSVTKADGSTATLGTSSTAVAGRTREAQQGRDAVIRVDGQEYTRTSNSITDAIAGVTLTLQNSEPGTFIDVEVARDEKGAVDAAKKLVDGYNAIKDFFDEQRVPDAPLYADGSLRRVMNSFTDALRTQASGNGTYTSATLAGLVLDRTGKLTFNEDTFKKAYTEKPAEIETLFGIGGLGTAFVTATDNATRFGEGAISVNIQNIIENVASLKDREVLATRRLDDRRLRLIEQYTRMEEAMSRLQSQSNSLIASVQGLQGGQR; this is encoded by the coding sequence ATGACCACCCCGCTCAATTTCGGTGGACTCAGCAGCGGCGTTCAGTGGAACAACATCGTCGATACGACGATCAAGGCCCTGGAAGCCCGAACGGTCACACCAATCACCGATCGGATCACGCTCCGGAACAAGCAGAAGGACGCGTGGACCAAGCTGCAGTCGCTCGTCGAAACGCTCAACAGCGCCGCCCTCGGTGTCCGACGGGCGGGATTTGGCGGTTATGCGACCACCGTCCCGACCAGCGCCACCAGCGGACGCAGTCTGCTGACGGCGGCGGCCAGCGCCTCGGCCACTCCGGGCCGCTATCGCGTGGAAGTGGTACAGCTGGCCGATACGGCCAAGCTCTCCGGCGGCTCGGTGGCCGACACCTCGGCTGCTCGCAATCTGAGTGGCACCTTCGCCATCAACGGGGTCAATGTCAGCATTGACGCAGCAGATTCGCTGGCGGGCATAAGAGACAAGATCAATGCGGCCAATGCCGGTGTCACCGCTTCTGTGGTGTCGGAAGGGGGGACGTCCGGTCGCCTCGTGCTTACGGCCAACACCGCGGGGGCCACAGGCCTCACGGTCACCGATGGCACCGGGGCCCTGGGCCGTGAACTTGGTTTCCTCGATTCCCGATCCAAGCCCATATCGTCAGCCACCGTGGCCGCGGCGGCGGCACTGGGTCTGGCCGTGTCGCCTCCCCCCGCGTCCATTCGTGTGGGGAACGTCACCATCACGGCGGATCTTCAGAACGAGTCCATTGCCACCATTGCCGCCAAGATCAACGCGGCCGGTGGCTCGGCGTCGGTTGAGCAGGAACAGTACGGCGACGAAACGCGCTACCGCCTCGTGACCGACGGCAACGTGCGGGCGGTGGACGGCGACGCCAATTCGCAGGCCGTCATTGATGCGCTGGGCATGGCGGCGGGCGCCTATGGTTCCATCCGGCAGACGGTGCAGTCGGCGGCGTTCACCGATGGCGCAGACGCAGCCGTCACCTCGGCCACGTCGCTCACGGCCCTCAAGGTGAACGGCGTCTCGGCAGGTCTCGCGGCCGGCGATGCCATCAACATCCGCGGCACACGCGGGGACGGCACGGCCGTCACCTACGGTCTGGTCATCCAGCCCGGTGACACCATGCAGACCCTGCTCGATCGCATCAACGATGCCACGAGCGGCTTTGGCTCGGGCACGCGCACCGCCACGGCCGGCCTCGGCCCCGATGGACGCATCCGTCTCACGGACGATACCGGCGGCACCTCGCGTCTGTCCCTGTCGCTCTCGGTAACCAAGGCGGATGGTTCCACCGCCACACTGGGCACCAGCAGCACCGCCGTCGCGGGCCGCACCCGTGAAGCGCAGCAGGGCCGCGACGCTGTCATTCGCGTGGACGGCCAGGAGTACACGCGCACCAGCAACAGCATCACGGATGCAATTGCGGGTGTCACGCTCACGCTGCAGAACTCCGAGCCGGGCACCTTCATCGACGTGGAGGTGGCGCGCGATGAGAAGGGCGCCGTGGACGCAGCCAAGAAGCTGGTGGACGGCTACAACGCCATCAAGGACTTCTTCGACGAGCAGCGGGTGCCCGACGCACCGCTGTACGCCGACGGGTCGCTGCGCCGCGTCATGAATTCCTTCACTGACGCCCTGCGGACCCAGGCGTCCGGCAACGGCACCTACACCAGCGCCACGCTGGCGGGTCTGGTGCTCGATCGCACCGGCAAGCTGACCTTCAACGAAGACACCTTCAAGAAGGCCTACACCGAGAAGCCGGCGGAAATCGAAACGCTCTTCGGCATCGGCGGACTGGGCACCGCCTTCGTGACCGCCACCGACAACGCCACCCGCTTCGGCGAAGGCGCGATCAGCGTCAACATCCAGAACATCATCGAGAACGTCGCGTCGCTGAAGGACAGGGAAGTACTGGCGACCCGCCGCCTGGATGACCGGCGCCTGCGTCTCATTGAGCAGTACACGCGCATGGAAGAGGCGATGTCCCGCCTGCAGTCCCAGAGCAATTCGCTGATTGCCAGTGTACAGGGACTTCAGGGCGGCCAGCGCTAG
- a CDS encoding tetratricopeptide repeat-containing glycosyltransferase family protein yields MARSITPVAMNAAAASPPELAAQLAAGESAMSAGRHQDAARAFETVSDLLPQDLGVARLAAAAWQLAGRRARARAVLQRSLAVANLAATTDTVAYELAALCLDVGAPAEALTLLEVVARTRPGHPAMLGAMASAHRALGALDQAWRLAEQAVAKDRKNPALLLTAAQVRHAQLRFDEALAWLKKAEAVRPLHGPTRMQRALTRLIQGPTRHGWEDFEHRGVPPLSSGCSWWRGEALAGRSIRVLMEQGVGDLFHFVRFVPLLAERGAGEVVLEAPESTLSLLQASGLPAFAPGAGPATELAVPLLSLPLRLGTEGETLAGRVPYLRTSLNDAPHKTSGEPRPAENRPLRLGLIPSGNPDFLATNLRDLDQPALAALLELPDVQWTWLLPDKPPIAGFSLAVPQLSYNWLDTALLMSQLDGVVSVDTGGAHLAGALGLPTLVLLPYTPDWRWGPSGERSAWYPSMRLLRESTPASWPAVVARVPELLALWRRETLFAYGPTTGR; encoded by the coding sequence GTGGCCCGGTCCATCACGCCGGTGGCCATGAACGCTGCGGCCGCCAGCCCACCGGAGCTTGCCGCGCAGCTGGCGGCGGGCGAATCGGCCATGAGCGCCGGCCGCCATCAGGACGCGGCGCGGGCTTTCGAGACCGTATCCGACCTGCTGCCGCAGGACCTCGGCGTGGCCCGTCTGGCGGCAGCGGCCTGGCAACTGGCAGGTCGCCGCGCGCGCGCGCGCGCCGTGCTGCAGCGATCCCTGGCGGTGGCCAATCTTGCCGCCACGACGGACACCGTCGCTTACGAACTCGCGGCCCTTTGCCTGGATGTGGGCGCACCCGCCGAGGCCCTGACCCTGCTGGAGGTGGTGGCGCGCACTCGCCCCGGGCATCCGGCGATGCTGGGCGCCATGGCATCGGCCCATCGCGCACTTGGCGCGCTGGACCAGGCGTGGCGACTGGCTGAGCAGGCAGTGGCCAAGGACAGGAAGAATCCGGCGCTGCTGCTGACGGCCGCGCAGGTGCGTCACGCCCAGCTGCGATTCGATGAGGCACTGGCCTGGCTCAAGAAGGCGGAAGCCGTGCGGCCCCTGCATGGCCCGACTCGAATGCAGCGCGCCCTTACCCGGCTCATTCAGGGTCCCACCCGTCACGGCTGGGAGGACTTTGAGCACCGCGGGGTGCCCCCGCTTTCATCTGGTTGCAGTTGGTGGCGCGGCGAGGCGCTCGCGGGCCGCTCCATCCGCGTGCTCATGGAGCAGGGGGTGGGCGACCTCTTTCATTTTGTACGATTCGTGCCGCTGCTGGCCGAACGCGGTGCGGGCGAGGTCGTGCTCGAGGCGCCGGAATCCACGCTGTCCCTGTTGCAGGCCTCGGGACTTCCGGCGTTTGCCCCCGGAGCGGGGCCGGCCACCGAGCTCGCCGTGCCGCTGCTCTCCCTGCCGTTACGGCTGGGAACCGAGGGAGAGACTCTGGCCGGGCGGGTCCCCTATCTGCGGACCTCCCTCAACGACGCACCTCACAAAACCTCGGGTGAGCCTCGACCGGCGGAGAATCGACCGCTGCGCCTCGGCCTCATTCCCTCAGGAAATCCGGATTTTCTGGCCACCAACCTCCGGGACCTGGACCAGCCGGCCCTGGCGGCACTGCTCGAGCTGCCCGATGTGCAGTGGACCTGGCTGCTGCCGGACAAGCCGCCAATCGCCGGTTTTTCGCTGGCTGTGCCACAGTTGTCGTATAACTGGCTTGATACCGCACTCTTGATGTCGCAATTGGATGGGGTGGTTTCCGTAGACACGGGTGGGGCCCACCTGGCCGGGGCGCTTGGCCTTCCAACCCTGGTGCTGCTGCCCTACACGCCCGACTGGCGCTGGGGCCCATCCGGCGAGCGGTCGGCCTGGTACCCCTCGATGCGGCTGCTGCGGGAGTCCACACCCGCCAGCTGGCCAGCGGTTGTGGCACGAGTTCCGGAGCTGCTGGCCTTGTGGCGCCGCGAGACCCTGTTTGCTTACGGCCCAACGACGGGGCGCTGA
- a CDS encoding flagellin, which yields MRINTNVGALTASRNAFVNNMATESSMRKLSSGLRISRAADDAAGLAIANKLRAQSRGLSAAATNAEQGNAMLQIAEGAAQTIERIIERQKELLVQAASGQNASVSSTLTTEVSTLSSEITRIRGAATFQGTNVFASVSLAVDDTGAAFSVNATLGATANPTTVANADSNLDTVNSTLAAIGAGQNRLDYTVQNLKSAIVNVKAAESVIRDVDMAEEMANFTKNNILTQAAQAMLSQANQGAQSVLSILR from the coding sequence ATGCGTATCAACACCAACGTCGGCGCCCTCACGGCTTCCCGCAACGCGTTCGTGAACAACATGGCCACCGAGAGCAGCATGCGTAAGCTGAGCTCGGGTCTGCGCATCAGCCGTGCGGCTGACGACGCGGCCGGTCTGGCCATCGCGAACAAGCTGCGCGCGCAGTCCCGTGGTCTTTCGGCCGCGGCGACGAACGCCGAGCAGGGCAACGCCATGTTGCAGATCGCCGAAGGTGCCGCCCAGACCATCGAGCGCATCATCGAGCGTCAGAAGGAACTGCTCGTGCAGGCGGCCTCGGGCCAGAACGCCTCGGTGTCCTCGACGCTGACCACGGAGGTCTCGACCCTCTCCAGCGAAATCACCCGTATCCGTGGTGCCGCCACGTTCCAGGGCACCAACGTGTTCGCCAGCGTTTCGCTGGCTGTGGATGACACCGGCGCGGCGTTCTCGGTGAACGCCACGCTGGGCGCGACGGCCAACCCGACCACGGTGGCCAACGCGGACTCGAACCTGGACACGGTCAACAGCACGCTGGCCGCGATCGGTGCCGGTCAGAACCGTCTCGACTACACGGTGCAGAACCTCAAGTCGGCGATTGTGAATGTGAAGGCAGCCGAGTCGGTCATCCGCGACGTCGACATGGCAGAAGAAATGGCCAACTTCACGAAGAACAACATCCTCACGCAGGCGGCGCAGGCCATGCTGTCGCAGGCGAACCAGGGTGCTCAGAGCGTGCTCAGCATCCTCCGCTAA
- the pseI gene encoding pseudaminic acid synthase, translating to MILAGRSIGPDNSPYIIAEMSGNHNQSLDRALAIVDAAAAAGAHAIKLQTYTADTMTLDLAAGEFTIRDPNSLWVGRSLHDLYQEAHTPWDWHAPIMARAKAKGLACFSSPFDESAVDFLETLDAPAYKIASFECIDLPLIRRAASTGKPLIISTGMATVSEVAEAVDTARAAGCTELALLRCTSTYPASPEHSHLRSIPHLRALFGCEVGLSDHTLGIGVAVASVACGATVIEKHFTLARADGGVDAVFSLEPSELQQLVVETERAWQALGQVHYGPTPAEVGARSRRRSLYVAADLVAGSILTPENLRRVRPGLGLAPRYYDQVLGRRVNRDVAKGTPLQWDLLD from the coding sequence ATGATACTCGCCGGGCGCAGCATCGGCCCTGACAACTCGCCGTACATCATTGCCGAGATGTCGGGCAATCACAACCAGTCGCTGGACCGGGCCCTCGCCATCGTGGATGCGGCGGCAGCGGCAGGTGCGCACGCCATCAAGCTGCAGACCTATACCGCCGACACGATGACGCTCGATCTCGCAGCCGGCGAGTTCACCATTCGCGATCCCAATTCGTTGTGGGTCGGGCGTTCGCTGCATGATCTGTATCAGGAGGCACACACGCCATGGGACTGGCACGCGCCCATCATGGCGCGGGCCAAGGCAAAGGGATTGGCGTGCTTCAGTTCGCCATTTGATGAATCGGCCGTCGACTTTCTCGAGACGCTCGACGCCCCGGCGTACAAGATCGCCTCCTTCGAGTGTATTGATCTGCCCCTCATCCGTCGGGCGGCGTCGACGGGAAAGCCTCTCATCATCTCCACAGGCATGGCCACTGTTTCGGAAGTGGCCGAAGCCGTGGACACGGCACGTGCAGCCGGTTGCACCGAACTGGCACTGCTGCGCTGCACCAGCACCTATCCTGCCTCCCCCGAGCACTCGCATCTGCGCAGCATTCCGCATCTTCGCGCGCTCTTTGGCTGTGAGGTGGGACTGAGTGATCACACACTCGGCATCGGGGTCGCGGTGGCCTCAGTGGCTTGCGGCGCGACCGTTATTGAGAAGCATTTCACGCTCGCCCGTGCAGACGGCGGAGTGGATGCGGTCTTCTCGCTGGAACCATCGGAACTGCAGCAGTTGGTGGTGGAAACCGAGCGCGCGTGGCAGGCGCTCGGGCAAGTGCACTACGGACCCACTCCGGCGGAGGTCGGGGCACGCAGCCGCCGGCGCTCGCTGTACGTCGCCGCGGATCTTGTCGCCGGCTCGATACTCACGCCGGAGAACCTGCGCCGGGTGCGACCGGGGCTCGGTCTTGCGCCGCGATACTACGATCAGGTGCTGGGGCGCCGGGTCAACCGCGATGTGGCCAAGGGCACGCCGCTGCAGTGGGATCTGCTGGACTGA
- a CDS encoding glycosyltransferase family 2 protein, whose protein sequence is MLAEAIASIRALELPQYEVLVAGNVPEGLGDDVRVLMAPALAAEGKLGAMRNLACRAAGFDQLVVSDDDMLFHPEMAVVLRERDPAVDVLCVRLLNPDGTRYWDWATHGGPSGHRLLAYDEVDDHVYVTGGFAILWARVHDQVPWDDARGFYQGEDLDWSARVRAAGFRIGLDTRGQVTHRDARYTRAGDHVVFRQDFSLRERLAPGIEVNGVFREDAGGQRGCKWMSTQAEVHAPPRSADRQVVQFVVSSLAPGLTDTPFGVLVEVNGQAQGVLTFSGVQSVPVRIALRDDQPTVVRLTSEKGVAATAVGIPDPRPASVLLHDASFTAR, encoded by the coding sequence ATGCTAGCCGAGGCCATCGCCAGCATTCGGGCGCTGGAGCTGCCGCAGTACGAGGTGCTGGTGGCCGGCAATGTCCCGGAGGGTCTCGGTGACGACGTGCGCGTGCTCATGGCCCCGGCGCTTGCTGCCGAAGGCAAGCTGGGCGCCATGCGCAATCTCGCCTGCCGCGCCGCAGGCTTCGATCAGCTCGTGGTGAGCGACGATGACATGCTGTTCCATCCCGAGATGGCCGTCGTATTGCGCGAGCGCGATCCGGCCGTCGATGTGCTCTGCGTACGATTGCTCAATCCCGATGGCACACGCTACTGGGACTGGGCCACGCATGGCGGGCCATCGGGGCATCGACTGCTCGCGTATGACGAAGTGGACGACCACGTCTACGTGACGGGTGGTTTCGCCATCCTCTGGGCGCGGGTGCACGACCAGGTGCCGTGGGACGACGCACGTGGCTTCTACCAGGGGGAGGACCTCGATTGGTCGGCGCGTGTGCGGGCGGCAGGTTTCCGCATTGGTCTCGATACGCGCGGCCAGGTAACGCACCGTGATGCGCGGTATACGCGCGCAGGCGACCACGTGGTGTTTCGCCAGGACTTCAGCCTCCGCGAGCGCCTGGCGCCCGGCATCGAAGTCAATGGCGTCTTTCGCGAAGATGCGGGTGGCCAGCGCGGCTGCAAATGGATGAGCACGCAGGCTGAGGTGCATGCGCCGCCCCGATCAGCAGATCGTCAGGTGGTGCAGTTCGTGGTGTCGTCGTTGGCCCCCGGCCTCACGGACACGCCGTTTGGCGTGCTGGTCGAGGTGAACGGGCAGGCACAGGGTGTGCTGACGTTCTCCGGCGTGCAGTCGGTGCCGGTGCGCATCGCGTTGCGGGACGATCAGCCGACGGTCGTGCGCCTGACGAGCGAAAAGGGCGTGGCGGCCACCGCTGTGGGGATTCCCGATCCGCGACCGGCGAGTGTTCTGCTGCACGACGCATCGTTCACGGCGCGCTGA